One Shewanella sp. MR-4 DNA window includes the following coding sequences:
- a CDS encoding TonB-dependent siderophore receptor — MKSRFAYSILTLALMPHLVLAAASNAQESKPEQENASAAQAATQASTQALAQTSAQTDTKAPERIVVRGRAMQMYVDKETEIGTKTAINVMELPQSVQVLTEQLIDDQAARNITDLYRSIAGVSEFSYSGVTFRGFRDDANVFYDGVRGDPYSGFSVPQLFNVQRVEVLKGPASALYGGGEPGGMINYVTKKPTFVERKELTLSTGSYDMMGGSLDFTGGLTEDLAYRLGGYYQQENSFRNNADSMNAEVAGGLLYEISEDTKLTTTFDLIKQDLGGNRLRGVPVDDAGNFLVDPSYNANEKSDFQKMDALVLQAILDHQFTDDFSVKTQLRYLTNDSDQQYHESRGWVDVNGDGKANSADGTIKREYRVQARANDEISLTNDFVYRFNALGFEHEFLFGGDYHYVETEYHYKLATDKTGVGNLNIYELNYGETDPSTYQLKDMDTDGTRANRFGLYLQEHLHFNEQWSLIAGLRFSQFEDYNKKTGFSFSDNAITPRAGLNYRPLESMSFYLNYSESFNPASLSDQEQEGGDGYLDPETGNQIELGMKNEWLDGQFMTTLALYRIEKQNVAQANPLDTGKDDGIPDLVNLGEVRSQGVEWTLVGDLTDNLTMTANYAYNDTEVIKGVTNDSLTNTFGGGKRFANAPRHQAGLWTRYDIQAIDSAIAFGMDYVGEQFSLNGQTVKPHTVFDMSWTTQWDQTQVRVNLKNIFDKEYAVSGFSERNGHFPGEPRNVTLELSHKF, encoded by the coding sequence GTGAAATCTCGTTTTGCCTATTCAATACTAACGCTTGCCCTGATGCCGCATTTGGTCTTGGCGGCAGCGTCTAACGCTCAAGAGAGCAAACCCGAGCAAGAAAATGCTTCAGCGGCACAAGCCGCTACCCAAGCAAGCACTCAAGCTTTAGCGCAAACCAGTGCTCAGACTGACACTAAAGCGCCCGAGCGGATTGTGGTACGTGGTCGCGCCATGCAAATGTACGTCGATAAAGAGACGGAAATTGGTACAAAAACGGCAATCAATGTGATGGAGCTGCCGCAGTCGGTACAAGTGCTGACCGAACAACTGATTGACGACCAAGCCGCTCGCAATATTACCGACTTATACCGCTCCATAGCGGGGGTAAGTGAATTTAGCTATTCCGGTGTGACCTTTCGTGGCTTTCGCGACGATGCCAACGTGTTTTACGACGGCGTACGTGGCGATCCGTATTCCGGCTTTTCGGTGCCACAACTGTTCAACGTGCAGCGGGTTGAAGTGTTAAAAGGCCCCGCATCGGCACTCTATGGCGGCGGTGAACCCGGCGGCATGATCAACTATGTCACTAAAAAGCCGACGTTTGTTGAGCGTAAAGAGCTCACCCTAAGCACAGGCAGTTACGACATGATGGGCGGCTCGCTGGATTTCACCGGTGGCTTAACTGAGGATTTAGCCTATCGTTTAGGGGGCTATTATCAGCAGGAAAATAGCTTTCGTAACAATGCCGATAGCATGAATGCCGAAGTGGCGGGTGGCTTACTGTATGAAATCAGTGAAGATACCAAGCTCACCACCACATTCGATCTGATCAAACAGGATTTGGGCGGTAATCGACTCCGTGGTGTACCCGTGGATGATGCGGGGAATTTCCTGGTTGATCCTTCCTACAATGCTAACGAGAAGAGCGACTTCCAAAAGATGGATGCTTTGGTGCTGCAAGCGATTCTCGATCATCAATTTACGGATGATTTTTCGGTGAAAACGCAGCTCCGTTATCTCACGAATGACTCCGATCAGCAGTACCACGAGTCCCGAGGTTGGGTTGATGTCAACGGTGATGGCAAAGCTAACAGCGCGGATGGCACGATCAAACGTGAATATCGGGTGCAAGCCCGTGCTAATGATGAAATCAGTTTAACCAATGACTTTGTTTATCGTTTTAATGCCTTAGGTTTTGAGCATGAGTTCCTGTTCGGCGGCGATTATCACTATGTTGAAACCGAGTACCATTACAAACTGGCGACGGATAAAACCGGCGTCGGTAACCTGAATATTTATGAGCTTAACTACGGTGAGACTGATCCTAGTACTTATCAGTTAAAAGACATGGATACTGACGGTACCCGTGCCAACCGTTTTGGCCTGTATCTGCAAGAGCATCTGCATTTTAACGAACAGTGGTCACTGATTGCGGGTCTGCGTTTTAGCCAGTTTGAAGATTACAACAAGAAGACCGGATTCTCCTTTAGCGATAATGCCATTACCCCAAGGGCGGGCCTGAATTATCGTCCACTCGAGTCTATGTCCTTTTACTTGAACTATTCAGAGAGCTTTAATCCCGCCTCATTGAGCGATCAGGAGCAGGAAGGGGGTGATGGTTATCTTGACCCTGAAACCGGTAATCAAATTGAGCTTGGGATGAAAAACGAGTGGTTGGATGGCCAGTTTATGACCACACTCGCGCTCTATCGTATTGAAAAACAAAACGTGGCTCAGGCGAACCCGCTCGATACCGGCAAGGATGATGGAATTCCTGACTTAGTGAATTTAGGCGAAGTGCGCAGTCAAGGCGTCGAATGGACGCTGGTGGGGGACTTAACCGATAACCTGACCATGACCGCTAACTATGCCTATAACGATACCGAAGTGATCAAAGGCGTGACCAACGACAGCCTGACCAACACCTTCGGTGGCGGTAAACGTTTTGCCAATGCGCCGCGACATCAAGCAGGGTTATGGACACGCTATGATATTCAAGCGATTGATTCGGCCATCGCCTTTGGGATGGACTATGTGGGCGAGCAATTTAGCCTCAATGGTCAAACGGTAAAACCCCATACTGTGTTTGATATGAGCTGGACGACCCAGTGGGACCAAACCCAAGTGCGCGTAAATCTGAAGAATATCTTCGATAAGGAATATGCTGTCAGCGGATTTAGTGAGCGCAATGGTCATTTCCCTGGCGAGCCTCGCAATGTCACACTTGAACTGAGCCATAAGTTCTAG